Proteins from one Thaumasiovibrio subtropicus genomic window:
- a CDS encoding glycosyltransferase family 4 protein, with protein MKTILLLDSSGFGGIESHVLQLAEMLKNRNKQVEVWFYQQYANHPLYIQLQRANVSYDFFQGSSVLLAKKLLSLNSEDCVHAHGYKASIMARTLLYFSDVKVITTFHAGEIGDKKIQFYEWLNRKTAFMSENIAVSEAIREKVGERCQLVNNFVDTESIPSRAFHSPNRPLSFAFVGRLSEEKGLDRFISLSSQFPHCQWHIFGDGPLRYLIPNQDNLIAHGAVESMRDYWSHIDVLLMPSRQEGLPMAAIEAMAHGTLVVSTDVGNLHQLVDKRFLVAEPDWQMMPVILDVMCQWDTLYWRDYQIRAQKRIQQSFSSDALWNTYQAFYGYPA; from the coding sequence ATGAAAACAATATTACTTCTCGATTCATCAGGTTTTGGTGGGATAGAAAGCCATGTATTGCAGCTTGCAGAGATGCTAAAAAATCGCAATAAGCAGGTTGAAGTTTGGTTTTATCAACAGTACGCCAACCATCCTTTGTATATCCAACTGCAACGTGCCAATGTCAGTTATGATTTTTTTCAAGGCAGCAGTGTTTTACTGGCGAAAAAGCTCTTATCGCTAAACTCGGAAGACTGTGTCCATGCGCACGGTTATAAGGCCAGTATCATGGCGCGTACTCTGCTGTATTTTTCTGATGTGAAGGTGATCACCACTTTTCATGCGGGTGAAATTGGCGATAAGAAGATCCAGTTTTATGAATGGTTAAACCGAAAAACGGCATTCATGTCAGAGAACATTGCCGTTAGCGAAGCCATACGTGAAAAAGTTGGCGAGCGCTGCCAGTTGGTTAACAATTTTGTGGATACTGAGAGTATTCCCTCTCGCGCGTTCCATTCACCCAATCGTCCACTGAGCTTTGCGTTTGTTGGCAGATTGAGTGAAGAAAAGGGACTGGACCGATTTATTTCGCTTTCAAGTCAGTTTCCTCATTGCCAATGGCATATTTTTGGGGATGGCCCCTTACGTTACCTCATTCCTAACCAAGACAACTTGATAGCCCATGGCGCGGTAGAGTCGATGCGGGACTATTGGTCACACATTGATGTGTTGCTTATGCCATCCCGTCAGGAAGGTTTACCGATGGCGGCGATTGAAGCCATGGCTCATGGTACGCTGGTGGTATCGACAGATGTGGGTAACTTGCATCAGTTGGTTGATAAGCGCTTCTTGGTTGCTGAACCTGATTGGCAGATGATGCCAGTGATTTTAGATGTGATGTGTCAATGGGATACGCTCTATTGGCGCGATTATCAGATTCGCGCCCAAAAACGTATTCAGCAGTCTTTTAGCTCCGATGCGCTATGGAACACCTATCAGGCATTTTATGGCTATCCGGCCTAG
- a CDS encoding heme NO-binding domain-containing protein: MKGMIFTEFLELVEDKFGLAIYDKMLENAGDEGIYTSVGSYDHLNLVKLIVELSKLTDVSVDTLQEVFGEAVFDTLYNSMPLDEISNTDTFSFLQAVEAYIHKEVIKLYPDAVPPRFEFHHIDSNKMVMDYYSSRCMGSVCLGLIRGCANHFNETVDISMLAIDGKQDHIQFEIHKR; the protein is encoded by the coding sequence ATGAAGGGAATGATATTTACCGAGTTTCTTGAGTTAGTTGAAGATAAATTTGGCTTAGCCATCTATGACAAAATGCTAGAAAATGCAGGTGACGAGGGCATATACACCTCAGTCGGCAGTTATGACCACCTTAATCTTGTCAAACTGATTGTGGAGCTGAGCAAACTCACCGATGTTTCGGTTGATACCCTTCAAGAAGTATTCGGAGAAGCCGTTTTCGACACTCTCTATAACAGTATGCCACTTGACGAGATATCGAATACCGACACCTTCTCCTTCTTACAGGCTGTTGAGGCCTATATCCATAAAGAGGTGATTAAACTCTATCCCGATGCCGTACCACCGCGCTTTGAATTTCACCACATAGATTCAAACAAAATGGTCATGGACTACTATTCATCTCGCTGCATGGGCAGCGTCTGCCTCGGCTTAATCCGCGGGTGTGCAAATCACTTCAACGAAACCGTTGACATCAGCATGCTAGCCATTGATGGCAAACAAGATCACATTCAGTTTGAGATTCACAAACGGTGA
- a CDS encoding ATP-binding protein, with product MDSDEKALLQRKIAREKAARKAAEQLLEEKSRELFDAQKLLQQHANQLKLRIDQSSAVIALQAHLESAVLRTSQKLLDQNLSSPIFADLVNNFTYRHVIPGCMLDIYETDERLLSGQFISGHFDYDPRDIMQGKRIGKRWIQRDDHFAYTLISGHRQFGVLACVIKVDGLLLSTVKKQIQILADMVCAAINRQLTLNNAIHDRERAEASEKSTRDFLAMINHELRSPLNGLLGGAELLDGTELDNEQQKLLDTINYSGELLRSVINDLLDYSKMNANMLQLINAPFSIAKLKEKLFGIFYIRASEQRIDFDIEIHPATPSYFFGDEDRIKQIFVNLIGNAIKFTETGHVKVQIRWQAPSLIFAVEDTGKGIKQEDIDKLFKPFSQVDNSSNREYEGTGLGLAICDKLAKQMQGSIKVKSEPDVGSTFTVAIQIPEHQETVEDKTQINVGSRRLSHLNVLVVEDLKTNQMIFNLMMGKLGIQPVVANNGEEALEVCDEDQFDLIFMDNRMPVMDGITATKILRSKGYDAPIVALTAGTTRTERDACFDAGVDDILSKPYQLTELKNIIEKWAL from the coding sequence ATGGATAGTGATGAAAAGGCGCTCCTGCAACGAAAAATTGCGCGAGAGAAAGCAGCACGTAAAGCCGCGGAGCAGTTACTCGAAGAGAAGAGCCGCGAGCTTTTTGACGCACAAAAGCTGCTTCAACAACATGCCAATCAACTTAAACTGCGCATAGACCAAAGCTCAGCCGTCATCGCGTTACAAGCCCACTTGGAGAGTGCGGTGCTGCGCACCAGTCAAAAGCTACTCGATCAAAATCTTTCTTCACCGATCTTCGCCGATCTCGTGAACAACTTCACATATAGACATGTGATACCCGGTTGCATGCTTGATATCTACGAGACCGATGAACGATTGCTGTCTGGGCAATTTATCTCTGGCCACTTCGATTATGATCCTCGCGATATCATGCAAGGAAAACGTATCGGAAAGCGGTGGATACAGCGCGATGATCATTTCGCTTATACCTTGATTAGTGGGCACCGCCAGTTTGGCGTACTCGCATGCGTGATCAAAGTCGATGGCTTGTTACTCAGTACGGTAAAAAAACAGATTCAAATCCTTGCTGACATGGTGTGTGCGGCGATAAACCGCCAACTCACCCTAAACAATGCTATTCACGATCGAGAGCGCGCCGAAGCGTCTGAGAAATCAACCCGTGACTTTCTCGCGATGATCAATCACGAGCTGCGCTCACCTCTGAATGGCTTGCTTGGCGGTGCAGAGCTCCTCGATGGCACAGAGCTCGATAACGAACAGCAGAAGTTACTTGATACGATTAACTATTCGGGAGAGCTGTTGCGATCCGTCATCAATGACCTGCTTGATTACAGCAAAATGAACGCCAATATGCTGCAGCTGATTAATGCCCCGTTTTCTATAGCAAAATTGAAAGAAAAGCTGTTTGGAATTTTCTACATTCGCGCTTCAGAGCAGCGCATAGACTTTGACATTGAAATACACCCTGCAACCCCAAGCTATTTCTTTGGTGATGAAGACCGGATCAAACAGATCTTTGTCAATTTAATTGGTAACGCGATTAAGTTCACCGAAACAGGCCACGTCAAAGTGCAAATACGTTGGCAAGCGCCCTCTTTGATTTTTGCTGTCGAAGACACCGGAAAAGGCATTAAACAAGAGGATATCGATAAGCTCTTTAAACCCTTCAGCCAAGTGGATAACTCCAGCAATCGAGAATATGAGGGGACTGGGCTGGGTTTAGCGATTTGCGATAAGCTTGCCAAGCAGATGCAGGGCAGCATCAAGGTCAAGAGTGAGCCGGATGTTGGTTCTACCTTTACGGTGGCAATTCAGATTCCCGAGCACCAAGAAACTGTCGAAGACAAAACCCAAATAAATGTCGGATCTCGCCGTCTCAGCCACTTGAATGTGCTGGTTGTCGAAGATTTAAAGACCAACCAAATGATATTCAACCTCATGATGGGAAAACTCGGTATTCAACCCGTTGTTGCTAACAATGGCGAAGAAGCACTAGAGGTTTGCGACGAAGACCAATTCGATCTCATTTTTATGGACAATCGTATGCCTGTCATGGACGGTATCACCGCCACTAAAATTCTGCGCTCAAAGGGATACGATGCCCCCATTGTCGCGTTAACCGCGGGGACAACCCGTACAGAGCGTGATGCCTGTTTTGACGCTGGTGTTGATGACATTCTCAGTAAGCCTTATCAACTCACTGAACTAAAGAACATCATCGAGAAGTGGGCACTGTGA
- a CDS encoding hybrid sensor histidine kinase/response regulator, translating to MSLRLKTILGIALIEALVLALLIVSGLTWLKESNERQLVSSSQQLASIFSKAIRDSVLSYDLAYLDSFAESVVREHNLTYIRIFDRNGVELATHGSLGEVELNTLPTASSDGVYDVSHRIEVDGQQYGTVALGVRSDNLQLLLRYATTSSLTIAGIEMVLVALFSFALGTYLMKRLELLKKGVEEVGRAGPGTQIEVKGNDEVARVCRAFNEMSLSLAQAQADVSNEYDKRVQLDQQVTVLAQVAQHARDAIVITDANGKTTWVNRAFELLTGYTLVDIKGRSPGELLQGRQTDRRTIAKLSEGIRTARPVRVEILNYDKSGMPYWVDLDVSPVIDDETGEVERFIAVQREVTERRYVEQQLENALDRATKATKAKSEFLANMSHEIRTPMNAIMGISELMLEEVNDTGQKEQLNIIHQSAGNLVNIINDILDYSKIEAGKLTLINEPFDLREVLENSMDVCAYHAEQKGLHLLVDIPSHLNSRVIGDKGRINQILLNLIGNAVKFTSSGHIKLSMRCEDFYQHSRFTIAVEDSGIGIPADRLPHIMREFEQVDNSATRQHQGTGLGLAICNRLVSLFGGQLKVTSREGIGSRFVFSIELPRDESDTPEKVAAINYAARVLYVDDYQPQKEIVCRVLHDLNVDVLQVDSVEQAMIELFDNHVAVDWVLIDVGRDIESDKIEALENLYQHFNHKPLPITLCSPYRLKIPAEDEVLSYLHQPLTQTKLAQLVDKISADNLVMAAGTGQSKSDVEELPALRVLVAEDSPINRLLVEKMLAGSNVDLFMAENGERALIQYQAYEPDIVITDISMPKMDGFDLTTAIRRLQRSGDYAWCPIIALSAHAMVEEQQKSFAAGMDDYLTKPVRKADLIAMIYRWSAVGRGDITAINRHR from the coding sequence ATGAGTTTACGACTGAAAACGATCTTAGGCATCGCCTTAATTGAAGCGCTTGTGCTAGCGCTGTTGATCGTTAGCGGATTAACCTGGCTGAAAGAATCGAATGAAAGGCAACTCGTCTCGAGTAGTCAGCAACTCGCCAGTATTTTCTCCAAAGCCATTCGCGACTCTGTCCTCTCCTATGATCTTGCCTACCTCGACAGCTTTGCTGAGTCTGTCGTTCGCGAGCATAATCTGACTTACATTCGCATCTTTGATCGCAATGGCGTCGAGCTCGCGACGCACGGGTCGCTGGGCGAAGTCGAGCTCAATACCTTACCTACCGCGTCCAGTGATGGCGTTTATGATGTCAGCCATAGGATCGAAGTCGACGGACAACAATACGGCACCGTAGCGTTGGGGGTTCGTTCTGACAACTTACAGCTTCTTCTCCGTTATGCCACTACATCGAGTTTAACGATAGCTGGTATTGAGATGGTGTTGGTGGCGTTGTTCTCATTTGCGTTGGGAACCTACTTGATGAAACGTTTAGAACTACTGAAAAAAGGTGTTGAGGAGGTAGGGCGCGCCGGGCCCGGGACGCAAATTGAGGTTAAAGGCAATGATGAGGTTGCACGAGTATGTCGAGCGTTTAACGAAATGTCGCTTTCGCTGGCTCAAGCGCAAGCAGATGTGTCGAACGAGTATGACAAGCGAGTACAGCTCGATCAGCAAGTGACAGTGCTCGCCCAAGTGGCTCAGCATGCGCGTGATGCCATTGTCATTACGGATGCGAATGGAAAAACAACCTGGGTGAATCGGGCATTTGAGTTATTGACAGGCTATACCTTGGTGGACATCAAAGGGCGTTCTCCCGGCGAGTTACTGCAAGGCCGCCAGACCGATAGGCGCACCATTGCCAAGTTGTCTGAGGGCATTCGCACGGCGAGACCTGTGCGGGTAGAGATTCTCAATTATGATAAGTCGGGGATGCCATATTGGGTTGATTTAGATGTGTCACCAGTCATTGACGACGAGACGGGGGAGGTTGAGCGTTTTATCGCTGTGCAGCGTGAAGTCACTGAGCGACGCTATGTGGAACAGCAGCTTGAGAATGCGTTGGATAGAGCAACAAAGGCAACCAAAGCAAAATCAGAATTTCTTGCCAACATGAGTCATGAGATTCGCACGCCAATGAATGCCATCATGGGGATCAGTGAGTTGATGCTTGAAGAGGTCAATGACACTGGTCAGAAAGAGCAACTGAATATTATTCATCAATCGGCGGGCAACTTAGTCAATATCATCAATGATATTCTCGATTACAGTAAAATTGAGGCCGGCAAGCTGACCTTGATTAATGAGCCGTTTGATTTACGTGAAGTACTAGAAAATAGCATGGATGTTTGTGCCTATCATGCAGAGCAAAAAGGGCTGCATCTTTTGGTCGACATTCCATCGCATCTGAATAGTCGTGTTATCGGCGATAAAGGACGTATCAACCAGATCTTATTGAATCTCATTGGTAATGCGGTCAAGTTCACTTCGTCTGGTCATATCAAGCTGTCGATGCGTTGTGAAGATTTTTATCAACATTCTCGTTTTACGATTGCGGTTGAGGACAGTGGCATTGGTATTCCAGCTGATCGCCTACCACACATAATGCGCGAGTTTGAACAGGTAGATAACTCGGCAACGCGGCAGCATCAAGGCACCGGGTTGGGGTTAGCTATTTGTAATCGGCTGGTATCGCTGTTTGGTGGACAACTAAAAGTAACCTCGCGGGAGGGGATAGGCTCACGCTTTGTTTTCTCTATTGAACTGCCTCGAGATGAAAGCGATACCCCTGAAAAGGTGGCAGCAATAAACTATGCTGCACGCGTGCTGTACGTGGATGACTACCAACCGCAGAAAGAGATCGTCTGCCGTGTTTTGCATGATTTAAATGTTGATGTATTACAGGTCGACAGTGTTGAACAAGCCATGATCGAGCTGTTTGACAATCACGTTGCCGTCGACTGGGTGCTGATAGATGTTGGCCGTGATATTGAAAGCGATAAAATCGAGGCGCTTGAAAATCTCTATCAACATTTTAATCACAAGCCTTTACCCATCACGCTTTGTTCGCCCTATCGACTCAAGATCCCTGCAGAAGACGAAGTGCTCAGCTATCTGCATCAGCCTTTAACCCAGACGAAACTCGCCCAGTTGGTCGACAAAATCTCTGCTGACAATCTGGTGATGGCAGCGGGAACGGGGCAATCAAAAAGCGACGTAGAGGAACTGCCTGCTTTGCGGGTGTTGGTTGCAGAGGATAGCCCCATTAATCGACTGTTAGTTGAGAAAATGCTGGCTGGTAGCAATGTTGATCTTTTTATGGCCGAAAATGGTGAACGCGCGTTAATTCAGTATCAGGCGTATGAGCCGGATATTGTGATTACGGATATCTCGATGCCGAAGATGGATGGTTTTGATCTGACAACCGCGATCAGAAGGCTCCAACGCTCGGGGGATTATGCTTGGTGTCCTATCATTGCGTTGTCTGCACATGCTATGGTCGAAGAGCAGCAGAAAAGCTTCGCGGCGGGCATGGACGATTATCTCACCAAGCCCGTTCGTAAGGCGGATTTGATCGCGATGATTTATCGTTGGTCCGCGGTGGGACGAGGAGACATTACCGCGATTAATCGCCATCGCTAG